The following nucleotide sequence is from Streptomyces bathyalis.
AGTCTGGAGCAGCGCGCGGAGGACGAGTTGGACCGCGCACGCGCCCAACTCGCGGCCGTTACCGCACCGTTGGCTGTACGTGCGGAACTGCGAGGGCGTCTGGATGCGTACAAGGCGAAAGTGGCACAGCAGGGCATGGGGGAGGACCGGATGCTGATCGAGCGTTACGACGTGGCACGGCGAATGCTGTGGAGCGCGCCGTGCGATCTGCGGGCGGCCGAGGACGCGGTGCTTCGCTATCAGTACGCGGCGCAGGACGTTCTCACGGCGCGGCAGGGCGAAAGCGCCGGGCCCGCGCGGGCGGAAGGGGTGACGGACTCGTGACCGGAGTCCGGGGAACAGGCACGCCCCTGCCGCGACGACTCATGTGCCGCAGACGTGTCCGGCTCGCGCAGTCCGGCACCGAGAGGATCGAACCGGCGGAACGGGCGTGCCCCTTCCGCCCCAGGACGTGGGTGTGACCATGCTTGATCAACTGTCCGCGTGTCCGAGCTGCTCCCAGCCGCTGGCGGCGGGGGACCGCTTCTGCGGAGTGTGCGGCGCCGATCTGGCGGCGGCGCATCCGGGATACGGGACCGGAGGAGTCCCCGGCGGCGTGCAGCCGGCCGCTCCCGGCGGCTGGGACGGGTTCACGCCCCCGGGAGCGCCCGGGCGGCACGGCGAACCGGACTTCACGCTGGCGCCCGCGGAGAATCCGGCCCCGGGTGCGCGTCCCGGATACGCGGGACGCGGCGTACGGGCGCGGCTGGATGTGCAGGGACCGCCCGTTCCGGGCCCGGAGGCCGGCGGCCCGTCCGTCCAGGGCCCGCCGATGCCGCCGCCGGTCGCACCGGGGGTGCCCGAGTCGTCGACGCACGAGCACCCGCCGCCCGGGACACCTGACGGCCCGATGGTGCCGCCCCCACCGCCGCCGCCCGTGACACCGCCCCCGCCGGCCGCACCGCCCGTGACGCCGCCCCCGCTGTCGGCGCCGCCCGCGTCGGCGGCGCCCGATCCGCGCGCCGCCGACCCGCGGCTCACCCGGGACGATTCGCCGCACGACGGGCCTCCGCCGCATCCCACGGACCCCGTGGGGACGCCCGTGGCCTCCGGGGCGCGCTGCGTCGCCTGCGGCACCGGAGCCGTGGACGGCGACGGCTACTGCGACCACTGCGGTCACAAACAGCCGCGTGAACGCGACCACATGGAGGGCGCGTTGCCGTCCGTGGCGGCCGCCAGCGACCGGGGGCTGCGCCACCACCGCAACGAGGACTTCTTCTCGCTGCACGAGGCGGTGAGCCCGTCGGGCGCTCCGGTGACCATCGCCGTGGTCTGCGACGGAGTCTCCTCGGCCACGCGGCCCGACGACGCCTCCGCTGCAGCGGCCGTCACCGCCGGTGCGTCGATCTGCGAATCCCTGCCGCAGGGCACACCCGCACCGCAGGCCATGCACGACGCCCTCATCGCGGCCTCCGAGGCGGTCACGGCCCTGGCCGCCGAGGGCCCCAACGAGCCCTCCAAGAACGCACCGGCCTGCACGATCGTGGGCGCCGTGACCACCGAGGGCATCCTGACCGTCGGCTGGATCGGGGACAGCCGCGCCTACTGGGTGCCCGAGGCGCACGGCGCACCGCCCGCACGTCTCACCGAGGACGACTCGTGGGCGGCGCAGATGGTCGCGGCGGGTCTGATGACCGAGGACGAGGCCTACGCGGACCCACGCGCGCACGCCATCACGGGATGGCTCGGCGCGGACGCCTACGAGGTCGAACCGCACACCGCCTCGTACAAGCCGGAAGGCGCCGGCGTCGTGATCGTCTGCACCGACGGGCTCTGGAACTACGCCGAGTCCGCGGAGCAGATGGCGGCGGCCGTTCCCGCCGACAGCCACGCACGTCCCTTGCAGGCCGCGCAACGTCTCGTCGGGTTCGCGCTCGACGGCGGCGGACACGACAACGCGACCGTGGCCGTCATCCCGTTCCCGGGCCCGTCGGAGGGAGCAGGACCGGTCTGACGCAGCAGGCGGCCACCGAAGGGCTCCGACCGACTTCACGCACGGCAGGCACGGACACCGAGGGCGGGAGAGGGGGGGCTTCCGCCGTACGCCGGTGAGGTATCCCTGCCGCGCGCCGCCTCCGGGCGCCTCGTCCCGTGCCGCCCCACGACAACTCACTCTCGCCACGGTGGGGGCACCCCCGGCCGAAGGCTGGGGGAAGGAGCGGAACCATGACCGATTTCGCCGGGCAGCGCACGCCGCGGTTCTCCGTCGACGTCTACCAGAACGAGTACCTGCCCGAGGGCGGGCAAGAGGTCAACGCGATCATCACCGTCACCGCGGGGGCCGGGGACCAGGCGCGGGGCACGCCCCTGCCGGCCGACGCCGTCCGTGGCGACGGCGAGGTCGTGATCATGATCGACTGCTCCGGCTCGATGGAGTATCCGGGCTCGAAGCGTCGCAACGCGCGTGACGCCACCGCCGCCGCGATAGACACGCTCCACGACGGTGTCTCCTTCGCGGTCGTCGCCGGACGGCACACCGCCGAGGAGGTCTACCCCGGAGGAGGCAGGCTGGCCGTCGCCGGTCCGGAGACCCGAGCGGGCGCGCGGAGCGCCCTGCGCGAGCTCCGCGCGGAAGGCGGAACCGCCATCGGCACCTGGCTCCGGCTCGCGGACAAGCTCTTCTCCACGCACGACGGCCCCGTACGGCACGCGATCCTCCTCACCGACGGGCGGAACGAGCACGAGGACCCGGAGAGCCTGAAGGCCGTACTCGACGCCTGCGCAGGCCGGTTCACCTGCGACGCGCGCGGTGTCGGCACCGACTGGGAGGTGGAGGAGGTCACGGGGATCGCCTCCGCGCTCCTCGGGTCCGCCGACATCGTCGCTCACCCGGAGAACCTGGCCGCGGACTTCACCGACATGATGGCGAAGGCGATGCGCAAAGAAGTCGCGGACGTTGCGCTGCGGTTGTGGACTCCTCAGGGCTCGAAGATCAAGTTCATCAAGCAGGTCGCACCCACCGTCGAGGATCTGACGGCCCGCCGCACCGACGCCGGGCAGCACTCCGGTGACTATCCGACCGGCTCGTGGGGCGAGGAGTCCCGCGACTACCACGTGTGCGTCGAGGTGCCGGCGGCCGAGGTGGGGCAGGAGATGCTGGCCGCCCGCGCCGCGCTGACGCTCCCCGCACAGGACGGCGGACTTCCGCGGACCCTGGCACAGGGCCTGATCCGGGCCGTGTGGACGGACGACCTGGTGGCGACGACCAGCATCGACGCTCAGGTCGCGCACTACACGGGCCAGGCCGAGCTCGCCGAGGCGATCAAGGACGGCCTGGAGCGGCGCAAGGCAGGGGACGAAGCAGGCGCAACCGTACAACTGGGGCGGGCGGTGCAGCTGGCCGACGCTTCCGGCAACGCAGATACTTCGAAGCTGCTTTCGAAGGTGGTGGACGTCATCGATGCCGCGAACGGTACTGTTCGGCTGAAGGCGAAGGTTGCCGACGCCGACGAGATGACGCTGCAGACGCGGTCCACGAAGACGGTCCGTGTGAAGAGGTGACAGAGCCCGCGAGGGCCGTACCGCAGGTACGGAAGCCAGAGCACAAGGGGGAGGCATTCACCATGCCGACTTGCCCGAACGGACACCAGTCGGCGGCCGACGACTGGTGCGAGGTATGCGGTCACCGCATGGCCGAATCGACATCCGCACCCGCCGGTGCGGTACCGCCGTCACCCTCGCCGCCGGTACCGGGAGGCGGTTACGGCTACCCCGGCCCGTCGGCCGCGCCGGGCGGGCAGAGTGCGCCCGGCGGCGGACCGGTCCCTCCAGGCCCCCCGCCTCAGGGTTACGGCTACCCCGGTCCCCAGACCGGCGGACCCGGCGGACCCGGCGGCCCGGCTCCCGGTGGCCCCGCTCCGGCCGGTCCCGGCGGTCCTGCTCCCCAGGCCCAGAGTGAGACGTGCCCGCAGTGCGGCAAGCCCCGTGAGGGGCAGGCACCCTTCTGTGACAACTGCCGCTACAACTTCCTGACGAACTCGCCGATGACGTACGTCCCGGCCGACCAGTCGCCGCAGCCGAACGCCTTCTCGCGTCCGGGCGTCCAGAACGACCCCGGTCCGCAGGGGCAGCCCGGCCCGCCTCCGCATCCGCCGGGGGCGCTGGGCCAGCAGGGACCTCCTCAGCAGCCGCCCGGGGCGCTGGGCCAGCAGGGTCCGCCTCCGCCTCCGCCGTTCCCGGGTGCTCCGTCACAGGGACAGCAGCAGCAGTACGACTTCGACGGCTCGAACCGTCCCTCCGAGGTCAACCGGCCCGCGGAGCCGCTGACTCCGGACCAGCCTCCGCAGGGGTTCGGCGGATATCCGGGCCAGGGCCAGGGGCAGGGTCCCGGCCCCGGTGGTCCCGGTCCGGGCGGTCCCGGTCCGGGCGGTCCCGGCCCCGGCGGTCCGGGCCAGAGTCAGGGACAGGGCGCGCCCATGGCGCCGCCCGCGCCCGGTGGCCCGCAGCAGCCCTCGCCGCCGAGCGGCGACTGGGCGATCTCGCCTCCCGTCGCCCCGCCGCAGGAGCAGCAGCCGCCCGGTCCGCCGCCCTTCC
It contains:
- a CDS encoding PP2C family serine/threonine-protein phosphatase; this encodes MLDQLSACPSCSQPLAAGDRFCGVCGADLAAAHPGYGTGGVPGGVQPAAPGGWDGFTPPGAPGRHGEPDFTLAPAENPAPGARPGYAGRGVRARLDVQGPPVPGPEAGGPSVQGPPMPPPVAPGVPESSTHEHPPPGTPDGPMVPPPPPPPVTPPPPAAPPVTPPPLSAPPASAAPDPRAADPRLTRDDSPHDGPPPHPTDPVGTPVASGARCVACGTGAVDGDGYCDHCGHKQPRERDHMEGALPSVAAASDRGLRHHRNEDFFSLHEAVSPSGAPVTIAVVCDGVSSATRPDDASAAAAVTAGASICESLPQGTPAPQAMHDALIAASEAVTALAAEGPNEPSKNAPACTIVGAVTTEGILTVGWIGDSRAYWVPEAHGAPPARLTEDDSWAAQMVAAGLMTEDEAYADPRAHAITGWLGADAYEVEPHTASYKPEGAGVVIVCTDGLWNYAESAEQMAAAVPADSHARPLQAAQRLVGFALDGGGHDNATVAVIPFPGPSEGAGPV
- a CDS encoding vWA domain-containing protein, which encodes MTDFAGQRTPRFSVDVYQNEYLPEGGQEVNAIITVTAGAGDQARGTPLPADAVRGDGEVVIMIDCSGSMEYPGSKRRNARDATAAAIDTLHDGVSFAVVAGRHTAEEVYPGGGRLAVAGPETRAGARSALRELRAEGGTAIGTWLRLADKLFSTHDGPVRHAILLTDGRNEHEDPESLKAVLDACAGRFTCDARGVGTDWEVEEVTGIASALLGSADIVAHPENLAADFTDMMAKAMRKEVADVALRLWTPQGSKIKFIKQVAPTVEDLTARRTDAGQHSGDYPTGSWGEESRDYHVCVEVPAAEVGQEMLAARAALTLPAQDGGLPRTLAQGLIRAVWTDDLVATTSIDAQVAHYTGQAELAEAIKDGLERRKAGDEAGATVQLGRAVQLADASGNADTSKLLSKVVDVIDAANGTVRLKAKVADADEMTLQTRSTKTVRVKR